One Paenibacillus crassostreae DNA segment encodes these proteins:
- a CDS encoding M20/M25/M40 family metallo-hydrolase, which translates to MNHYQFEQPIREQHQVKYTTTKWVNRIGIPIIIVGAILIGLLQIKSPEPADLNAQPDSFSSARAMEKLQMIAKEPHPIETPEHDKVRDYLISELEGLGLSPEVQKTFVTNEWRGHKFSGNIENIITRIPGTDNSKAVMIAGHYDSVPTSPGAADDGAAIAAMLETVRTLQVSGPLKNDVILLMSDGEEAGLLGAKAFTDEHPWAKDVGLVLNFEARGNKGESFMFETSEQNGWIVKEFLKAAPQPLAYSLLYNIYKLMPNDTDLTIFREGGLAGLNFAFGSGLDAYHQPIDTPENLDQASLQHHGEYMLSLTQHFGNLDLTQVEQEDRVYFNVIGWNVISYPESLATWFMILGVLLFAITVWHGIRRGHIHLKGMTGGFLITLLNLGIIYGVVTLLWNGLKAIVSEDEYISLLLDPQISLYYLLGLLILTVTTSFLLIRFLSRYIRTKNLWMGSLFLWLILCIVTTLYLTGGSYLFTWPLIFSLIGMNVSFLNREGSLTWISAVFATVGFILLTPMIRLVNDMMTLDLAGILMTVSGLAFTLIYPVFCRRN; encoded by the coding sequence ATGAACCATTATCAATTTGAACAACCCATCCGAGAACAACATCAAGTGAAATACACAACAACAAAATGGGTAAATAGAATCGGTATACCAATCATCATAGTTGGTGCTATTCTAATAGGCCTACTGCAAATTAAATCTCCAGAGCCTGCGGATTTGAATGCACAGCCAGATTCGTTCTCGTCGGCACGTGCGATGGAGAAGCTCCAAATGATCGCAAAGGAACCGCATCCTATTGAAACACCTGAGCATGATAAAGTGCGTGATTATCTCATATCAGAGCTTGAAGGACTTGGCTTAAGTCCTGAAGTTCAAAAGACCTTTGTAACAAATGAATGGAGAGGGCATAAATTCTCCGGAAATATCGAAAATATTATTACGAGAATTCCAGGGACCGATAACAGTAAAGCGGTCATGATTGCAGGTCATTATGATTCTGTACCTACTAGCCCGGGAGCGGCAGATGATGGTGCGGCGATTGCTGCTATGTTGGAGACGGTGCGTACTTTACAAGTGTCTGGGCCGCTAAAGAATGATGTCATTTTGCTCATGTCAGATGGTGAGGAAGCAGGATTACTGGGAGCAAAAGCGTTTACGGATGAACATCCATGGGCTAAAGACGTTGGACTCGTACTTAATTTTGAAGCGCGCGGGAACAAAGGTGAGTCGTTTATGTTTGAGACGAGTGAGCAGAATGGCTGGATAGTAAAGGAGTTTTTGAAGGCAGCCCCACAACCGCTTGCTTATTCACTGCTCTATAATATCTATAAACTAATGCCTAATGATACAGACCTGACGATTTTCCGTGAGGGAGGATTAGCGGGACTAAACTTTGCCTTTGGATCGGGGTTAGACGCTTATCACCAGCCAATCGATACACCGGAAAATCTGGATCAAGCCAGCCTGCAGCACCATGGGGAATATATGCTTAGCTTGACTCAACACTTTGGCAATTTAGATCTGACTCAAGTGGAACAAGAAGATCGGGTGTATTTTAACGTAATCGGTTGGAATGTGATTAGTTATCCGGAGTCTTTGGCGACATGGTTCATGATCTTAGGTGTATTATTATTTGCCATAACCGTGTGGCACGGAATACGTAGAGGTCATATTCATCTTAAAGGGATGACAGGTGGATTCCTAATTACATTGCTGAATTTAGGGATTATATACGGTGTTGTTACACTTTTATGGAACGGATTAAAGGCAATAGTATCCGAAGATGAATATATTTCGTTACTGCTAGATCCTCAAATTAGTTTGTACTATCTTCTGGGATTATTGATCTTGACGGTCACTACTTCTTTCCTCCTCATACGTTTTCTTTCACGCTATATTCGTACAAAGAATCTTTGGATGGGCTCATTATTTCTATGGCTTATACTCTGTATTGTGACAACGTTGTATCTGACTGGCGGTAGCTATTTATTCACATGGCCTCTTATATTCAGCTTGATCGGCATGAACGTGTCCTTCCTGAATCGTGAGGGTTCGTTGACATGGATTTCGGCAGTATTTGCGACGGTTGGTTTCATTTTATTAACACCAATGATTCGGCTCGTGAATGATATGATGACGCTAGATTTAGCAGGAATACTAATGACAGTTTCAGGGTTAGCGTTCACTTTAATATATCCTGTGTTTTGTAGAAGGAACTGA
- a CDS encoding efflux RND transporter periplasmic adaptor subunit, whose protein sequence is MKRIIKWIIIVLIVLGIGVTVFFTMNKSNEQMELMDIPQAIPFEVTQETITNSVQVKGKSKYEHETLVYAPFASKVTEWKVENGGQVKKGDVLYILDQSTLKNEIALQEATNRKAKLEAELNEFVSQQNDEETALGATEAERLKALAAQETGRLNDELNKLNADIQKQELAEKKEKLKTAVYKAPATGIFLYDSTSERPQSVTDNQYIGKIVDLNKLEFIALVGEQDIFRIKEGMKVVVKMTALKELELSGEVTKVSKFAVTAAGENNTNAVPQFEVVITLQPNEHLIGGLSLNGEIETVRKEKATVVSNIAIIREGDIAYVMLDMGNGQYERRDIEIGLETADKTEILSGLNVGDTIVLQ, encoded by the coding sequence ATGAAGAGGATCATAAAGTGGATCATAATAGTATTGATCGTTTTAGGAATTGGGGTTACTGTATTTTTCACCATGAATAAATCGAATGAGCAAATGGAACTGATGGATATTCCGCAAGCTATCCCTTTTGAAGTGACTCAAGAAACGATAACCAATTCTGTGCAGGTAAAAGGGAAGTCAAAGTACGAGCACGAAACACTCGTATATGCCCCCTTCGCTTCCAAGGTAACGGAATGGAAAGTTGAAAATGGAGGTCAGGTAAAGAAAGGTGATGTGCTGTATATATTGGATCAATCAACACTAAAGAATGAAATTGCCTTACAAGAAGCAACGAACCGCAAGGCGAAGTTGGAAGCGGAACTGAATGAATTCGTAAGCCAACAGAATGATGAAGAAACAGCTCTTGGAGCGACAGAGGCGGAACGCTTAAAAGCACTTGCCGCCCAAGAGACAGGACGGTTAAATGATGAGTTGAATAAACTGAACGCGGATATCCAGAAGCAAGAGCTTGCAGAGAAGAAGGAAAAGCTAAAAACAGCGGTCTATAAAGCCCCGGCAACCGGAATTTTTCTATATGACAGTACGAGTGAGCGTCCACAATCTGTTACAGACAACCAATATATTGGTAAAATTGTAGATCTGAATAAGCTTGAATTCATTGCACTTGTGGGGGAACAGGATATTTTTCGAATTAAAGAAGGTATGAAGGTTGTCGTAAAAATGACCGCGTTGAAAGAATTAGAACTGTCTGGAGAGGTGACTAAGGTATCTAAATTTGCTGTGACCGCTGCAGGCGAGAATAATACAAATGCAGTGCCCCAATTTGAAGTAGTTATCACCCTTCAACCTAACGAGCATCTTATTGGTGGACTTAGTCTGAATGGTGAGATTGAGACCGTCCGCAAGGAGAAGGCCACCGTTGTATCTAATATTGCAATTATACGTGAGGGTGACATAGCTTACGTTATGCTGGATATGGGCAATGGTCAATATGAGCGTAGAGATATTGAGATTGGACTAGAAACAGCAGACAAGACAGAGATACTCTCGGGGCTAAATGTTGGGGATACGATTGTGTTGCAATAA